GCGGAGAAGCAGGGCCGCACCGATTTCACCAACCTTTGGGCCGGGCAGGCGGTGCGGCTCGGTCGCGACATGCCGGCGGCGGAACTGACCCGGGCGCTGGCGGGTTCGGCGTTGGCGCGGCTGAGCCGGCTCGCCGGCTGATCCGGCCGAGCGGGCTGAGGTTGCGGCGCGAAAGCCGGCTCTGCTATACGGCACAGGTCGCCACTTCCGGGAAAGGCCTTACATAATGTCGGTCGATGCCGCCACCGTCCGTCGTATCGCGCATCTGGCGCGGATCGCCGTGACCGACGACGAGGTCCCGCATCTGCAGGGCGAACTGAATGCGATGCTGGCCTTCGTCGAGCAGCTCTCGGAGGTCGATGTCGACGGCGTCGAGCCGATGACCTCGGTGACGCCGATGCAGATGAAGAAGCGTGCGGACGTCGTCAATGACGGCGAGATCGCCGATCAGGTGGTGGCCAACGCGCCGGCGACGGAAGATCACTTCTTCCTGGTGCCGAAGGTGGTCGAATAGGAGCCCGCCGATGTGCCTGCTGTGCGACGACGAGAAGGCCTATCAGGCCTATATGGACTACCTCGACGCCATGGAGCGGCAAGGCAAGGTCGCTGACCCCGACAAGGCGATGGACGCGATCCTCGACGGCCTGCAGGCCGCCGACAAGGCCAGGCGCGACGCGCCCGAGAACGACAAGACGCTGTCGCCGTTCTTCTGCAGCCCGGTGAACAAGTAGGCCTCAAGCCTTCTTCAGCTTGCGGACGCGGCGCAGGTCGGCGTTGATCTGCGACTGCCAGCCGGCCCCGAGGGCGCGATAGGACTCCAGCACATCGGCATCGAGCCGCAAGGTAACGGAACTCTTCGGCTGCGCCCCGAGCGGGGGCCGACCACGGCGGACGATCTTGCCGCCGATGCGAATTTCGCCGGTGCGGAAGAATTCGTCGAGTAATTCGGGCGCATCATCGGGATCGTCAGTCAAAGGCTTGCCGAAAGAGGGCGGCCCAGCGGACTTCTTCCTTGGCATGGCAATACCTCATCGAAATCACATGATGGTCGCCGTCTCGTGGCGTCCAGACGATCACGACCATGCGTGAACCGACGTATCCGGCGGTGATGTAGCGGTTCTCGCCGTAGTCGAAGCGATCGTCGAGCTTCGTCACGATACGTCCGGCAAATGCCGTTGCGGCGTCGGTGGCAAAGTCGAGACCACGATGTCGCCGGGTCCAATCCCGCTTTGCCGGATCGAATGAGATGGACATGCAATTATGTAACTACAATATTCGAAACGTCAATGCCCGACTCTAGCCGCGCCAGCCAAAGCGGCACAATCGCTTCAATTGTCGAAGGCGCTGTGCTAGCCAGCGCTGCAACAAAGCCGCACGGATCCGCGGCGCCCGTGACCGGCCCGGCGCCGGCTTCAATCCAGGCGTGCCTGAACCATGACCGATCTGACTTCGCTGACGCTGGCCGAGGCCCGCGATGGCCTCGTGAACAAGTCCTTCACCGCGGTCGAACTGACCGACGCGCATCTCGCCGCAATCGAAGCCGCGCGTGTGCTCAACGCCTATGTGCTGGAGACGCCGGATCAGGCACGGCAGATGGCGCAGGCGGCGGATGCGCAGATCGCCAAAGGCGAGGGCGGGCCGCTCGCCGGCATCCCGCTCGGCATCAAGGATCTGTTCGCCACCAAAGGCACGCGCACCACCGCCTGCTCGAAAATTCTCGGAGACTTCAAGCCTCCCTACGAGTCGACCGTGACGTCGCAGCTGTGGCGCGACGGCGCCGTGCTGCTCGGCAAGCTCAACAACGACGAATTCGCGATGGGCTCGTCGAACGAGACATCGTGCTTCGGCCCGGTGGTCAACCCATGGCGGCGCGCGGGCTCGGAGACCAAGCTGGTTCCTGGCGGCTCGTCCGGCGGCTCGGCGGCGGCGGTGGCCGCCGGCCTCTGCCTCGGCGCCACCGCCACCGACACCGGCGGGTCGATCCGGCAGCCGGCGGCGTTCACCGGCACCGTCGGCATCAAGCC
The DNA window shown above is from Rhodopseudomonas palustris HaA2 and carries:
- a CDS encoding BrnA antitoxin family protein, whose product is MPRKKSAGPPSFGKPLTDDPDDAPELLDEFFRTGEIRIGGKIVRRGRPPLGAQPKSSVTLRLDADVLESYRALGAGWQSQINADLRRVRKLKKA
- the gatC gene encoding Asp-tRNA(Asn)/Glu-tRNA(Gln) amidotransferase subunit GatC; this translates as MSVDAATVRRIAHLARIAVTDDEVPHLQGELNAMLAFVEQLSEVDVDGVEPMTSVTPMQMKKRADVVNDGEIADQVVANAPATEDHFFLVPKVVE
- a CDS encoding BrnT family toxin, with product MSISFDPAKRDWTRRHRGLDFATDAATAFAGRIVTKLDDRFDYGENRYITAGYVGSRMVVIVWTPRDGDHHVISMRYCHAKEEVRWAALFRQAFD